Genomic window (Thermoanaerobaculia bacterium):
CGCAGGTCGAGCGCGTCGACGTACGCGTATTCGACGGTCGGGCGGTAATAGAACATCAGCAGGAGGCCGGTGAACGTGAGAACGAGGAAGAGGAAGAACGTCACGCCGCCGGCGCACCACGTGTAGCGCATCTTCACGCCCGACTTGCGGGTCTTGACCGGATGGAGATGCAGGACGACGTTGCCGAGCATCGCGAGAACCCGCTTGCGATTCGTGTTCGGGACGCCGACCCGGAAGATCGACCTCCAGATCTGGCTGTCGACGATCGAGCGCTGGAGTTCCTCGAGCTTCTCCTTCACTCGTCGGCCGCCCCGCTCGCGCTTCCTAACGCGGACCCCTCACCGGCCGCGATTACGCGGCATCCTCTCCCCAAGGGAGAGGTTATTCGGATCGTCGCTGAGCTCCCGGCGTTGTGTGCGCTCGACGGCTTACGGCCTCCCAAATCGAGAACCTCCTCCGCGCCGGGACTTGCGCCCCAAAGGGCGCTGCGCTCTCGTCCCGTCGCGGAGACTTTTCGCGATTTGTCCTGCGCGGCTCGGGCGACTGCCCTCGACCGCTCCGGGGCCCCCGGCCCGCCCGGACGGGCGCGCGACCTCCCGGAGTTCGGATCGCGCGCGGCCCG
Coding sequences:
- a CDS encoding cytochrome B6; the encoded protein is MKEKLEELQRSIVDSQIWRSIFRVGVPNTNRKRVLAMLGNVVLHLHPVKTRKSGVKMRYTWCAGGVTFFLFLVLTFTGLLLMFYYRPTVEYAYVDALDLR